A region of the Echeneis naucrates chromosome 22, fEcheNa1.1, whole genome shotgun sequence genome:
ATGCATTGTGCCGTGGCAAACCCATGACGGGCAGACCGTACCAGAATTCATGCCTCCAGAGTCCCACTCTCTCCTCAAAACATGGTTTTTCGTCATTTAgagattaaataataataataataataataaaaagaatataaacCACATGACGGCAGACAAATTAggaactggaggcttcaaaaccaGCAGCTCAAAAACTAATGGGTGATGTTGACACTTGGGAACACAACCAGACACAATCAGCTGTTTTAATGCACAGCTGTAGTTTCCAGGCAGGTGAGTGTGGaagttttctgtctgctgtgtagTTCCCCATCCGAAGCAGAAGGTGGCAGTGATGCAACAACAAGAAGAACAGCCTGCCGGCTCAGGTGACCAATCACAACCCAGTCGTGTCAGAAGAAGGAAGTCCTCCCAACGAAAACACAGGTTGGTAAGAAAACACAAGTTGTTCGAAATAGTTATACAGTTataaagataaagacagaacGACTTCTAGGGTTCCAGCTAACGTAAACCGGTAAACTGATTGTAATCATGTGTAGACTTTGTTATTGCAGATTTTAACGGCGTTTCTGGATGTAGAATATGCACTACAGCCGCCTCATAGCATTGTATTAACACAGTGTTACATTAGCACCTAAATTATACATCTGTATcatacttttatatttatttttgaattattgACATatgacttaaaataaaatataatctgctttctgatttttcttctttttttttcagctgatgaGATGGAAAGCATTGGTACAAACAGCAGAGATGAACCACAGACAGACTTTATCTACTGTTGTGGAGCCAACACAGAGGTCTTAAAATTTGGCTCCTTTCAGTTGGATTCAggactgaaaaaaattatttttctcatcATTCCAGGTGAGTTAGACTACACTGTGTCAATGGTTTTGTGTTGCATACACCATCTTATCTGATACTAAGCTTTTAATCTCTGGGTAGCAAGAACTATTCATAGTTTTGAACCTCTTAGTGTAATAATTACATATGCaatataattattatcattatttgtaGTTGATACAGAAATTGGTGTACATAGCCCATAAAGAAGGATTTACTGCCCTTAAACAATTAGTTTAAGGTCCAAAAGGTGTTAATGATCTGCAGTTATCAGtcatcattaatcattaaataATCATTAACTTTTACATACTAGTACTATTAAATTGAATGTAATGAACTTACAAGCATGCATTTCCGATTATGTTAATGACGCACAgcaatttaaacaaattaatgATCTGCCACTTCACATTGGCGTGTGCGTTCATACAATTAATTGACTATCAGTAATTTCCTCAATCACAGTGGTGATGTCAGTTCTCAGACACAGAGCTTGAGAGAGAGGCTGCCAACAAACACATCGTTGGACATTACAAAGAATGTTTCTTTGGTAATAGCAGGAGtaacagtatttttttccatGGCATGCATATCTTGAGAAATGGCTTCACTATTGTTGTAACAACCTTTTCTCATAATAGGACAGCAAATGAAGtaggaaaacagcagaaatgtaaaagaTAATGTAAAATGCACTAACttatattttcttctgttcagGTAATCCAGGTGTGGTGGGATTCTACAGAACCTTTATGCAAACACTGCATAGCAGGTTCGGTTACCAGCACCCAGTGTGGGCTGTAAGCCATGCTGGCCACTGTGTGCCTCCAGACTCCATGGATATGGTGGAAGGTACTGATCATTCTTGAGTTCTTTACATAAATAACTATCTGGTATATTTAATTAGATCTAAGAGAGAAAGTCACATCCAAAAGTATCCCAGCCACTGATGAATGCTATAGTAATcacaaaattattgttttgtctcttaTCAGCTGTTCTATCTGCTTTATTATTACTTATGGACGGTGTTGGGAGTTACGATAAGGGAGTAATAATTAATTACTGTAATGCAGTGCTGTTTCTGTAACGCGATGATGTAAGGTGTTACCAAAGAAATTTGATAGTATTTTACACAGCAGCATCAGATGCAACGTTGGGCAGTATGTTTGCGATATGGGCATATGTCCATTACTTTCAGTTCATCAGAAATATGAGGAACGCACTTTGTGTGCGAAACCTAAATATCCTTCCACTTCCTGAAATAGCACCAGTAATTGTAAATTACTGTGGCtagtatattattatattaaacaGTTTTTAACAGTTATTAAACAGATACCACATCACCTGCCACTGAATGTGTAATGAGCTAATTCAGCATAATGGCCTACAATTAGAATGCCAGATCCATATTggttgcatttattttgatgagAGTAACTTAAAAGTAATACAAAAGTAGTGTAATGCcttacatttcaaatacagtAATTGTATAATGTAATGAAGACTAATGAGACTAATTATCTCCATTCGAcactttaaaatgtcttttaaacaGATGCATCATCACCAGCAGTTGGTGATGTATTTGGCCTGAATGGGCAGATTGAACACAAGTTAGCCTTTCTCAGGAAACATGTTCCCAGAGAAACCAGCCTGATCCTGATAGGACACTCCATCGGCTGCTACATAATTCTagagatgatgaaaagagaCCCTAAACTCAAGGTAAAtcttgaaaaaaatgttgaaatgtagTGTATTGtgactgcatgtttttttttttttcccccaaaagaTTTAGCTTATCACTGATAtcgcaaacaaacaaagaaaggaagtTAGTGATGCTTGTTGTACCTTAAGAAATGTCTCAAAACTGAGCATATAAATAATGCCTCATTTCTATTTAAATGTCCATAGTCTGTAAGCTTTTATGCCATAGACTTCAGAACCTAtaatttggttgttttatttgctACAGATTCTGAAGGCTGTCATGCTGTTTCCCACAATTGAGCGCATGGCTCAGACCCCTCAGGGGAAGGTCATGGCCCCGTTGCTGTGTCACATGCGTTATGTGGCCTAcctgcctctctttcttctctctctacTGCCTGGCAGACTCCAAAGCAGCCTGATCAAACTAATGTTTAGTGGCATTCACTCTTTGGACCGCACTGTAGTCCAGCCTACTGTAGGTCTGCTTAGTGGAGACTGTGCAGGTgagtaaagattttttttcccatcttttTTACAACCATCATGTTGTTATTGTGATTGGATTTTACTTATTTTGCTTTATCATGTTCAATGATTTTGGGCTGTTGAGCCATCATTTGTTATATAGTACTCTAGTCATTAATTTCATCCACTTTCATTTCTCCtgactttttaatttattcttcttctttgcagTGTTACACTTGCAGCATTAATTTCTGAATGACGGATTATAGATATATCGTGTTATTGCAAATTTGAACACACGCCAAAGCATTGTGGCCACATGCCAACTAAAATGTAGGTCTCCTTTTGCCATCGAAACAGCCCTGACCCACCCTAGGCTTCTCTAAATATCTGTAGGAGAGCTGTCATATTTGGACCACGATGTTACCAACAGATCCTTTAACTACTAGTAGTTGTGAGGTGGATCATCCATGCATCAGACTTGTTGGTCCAGTTCATTGCACAGTTTCTagattggattgagatctggggaattgGGAAGCCAGCTCAACACCTTgaattgcatttgttttcctcAAACCATTTCTGAATAATTGTTTCTGTCTGACGGGGAGTTGCAGCCCCATAGATAACAAACTGTTATGCTCTGTGTGTTCTGAGTCCTTTGAACTACAGCAGTTCTTCTCTCTACGCAATCATCAATGAGTCATGGTTATCTCTGGTACAATGGTTTTCCTTCGTTGGACCTCTTCTGGTAGATTCTGAGATTCTGAACTGTAGTGTTGGAGGTCTCTGACTAAGTTTACATCACAGTTTGATTCATGTCAGATTTACTTTCATTGTCACATCTGCCCATTTTTCTTGCTTCAACATATTAATTTAAGGCCTCGTCCACTGCATAATATATCCCGCCCACTGACAGGTACCATGGTTACCAGATCATTAGTGTTATTTACTTCACCTGTTAGCAATTATAATGTTATGGAGGTTCAGTGTGCCCACAGAAAGGTGTGTTATTGAAAAAATTATCCCCCCGTGTTGCATGTTCTGGAAAGCAGTCACAAATATTCCCACATTCCTCCCATAAATGAATCCACACCAACATTTAATGGAATCTTCTCTGGCCAAGGCCCCTTCCCTTGACCAACTGGTTCAGTACTAATCCTGCTGATGAATTAACTCTCTGGGTGGAAATATAAGCTCTTTGGCTGGGGCAATTACAAAACCGCTGAAAGTGGAATGGATAGCATATTGGGAATCTTTACCTGAAAGACTATTTTTTCAATAACCTTTTGAGGCGGTTTTAGAACTTTTCCTACTCTGACCTTTACGCTCCACCGACCATAGATTCCAATATCCCAACATAAAATGCTCAAAGCAATGACCAAACCAATATAACGATCTTTCTCTCCAGCTAATGCTATGTACATGGGGagtcaggaaatgaaaaaagttcTGGAAAGAGACAACTCAACCATCAAGAATAATCTTGAAAAGGTAAGAAAATACCTTATTGACTGCTAATATGTCAAATAGCTTTATGCTTGACATAACACAATGTGAGACATAAAATATTGAGCTGGAATAATTACTCACTCTTAAGATGTTCTCCTCTGCTGTTATATTCCGTTCATATGAACTAAGACACTTGTATGGAAAACATTATGTGTTGTATTTTCAGCTTATATTTTATTATGGATCAGTGGACCACTGGTGCCCTGTACAATATTATCTTGACATCAAGCAGGACTTCCCACACGGGGATATCAGACTGTGTGAACATGGGTTCCGGCACGCCTTTGTCCTGGATGCAGGAAGAGAAGTTGCCAAAATGGTGGCAGAATGGATCAGTGAAAATTTAAGGACATGAGTTGTTTTATCTTTTCACATGACCATTACCTTCCGGGAGTTTTAAGTGGCGCATGAGGTGGATTTTGCTATAAGCAGAGATCATGGAAGTAAATTTAAATGATATCAAACATTCATcttaaaataatacaatttgaTTTGGAATTGGATGGGAAGAAATTAACCCCAATCTGTCATGAAAACCTATTGAAGTGTTTGCACTGGAGCAGAATTCTTTGCTTTACGAATTAAATATGAACAATATTAAAACCTTACTGAGTGCTTTGTTCAGTATTACTCTGCAAAGATAAAATGAGAGACCAGAAAccaatgaaatgtattttttaataacATGTGTAGCCTAAACATCAGGGGCTAGATGGTGATTCATGATGAAGCTATATgtacacaaaaccacaaactcGCATACACTTTTCATTGGAATTAAAAGGgcgtttgtattttttttttttttttttttttttatatcattgtATAACTCTCTATCACAAATGTGTGAAGATATCCCCATAATTAAACACTGTGCGCCATAAATTATCaaccaaaacacagaagagaacatcagaaaataacaaaaacttcATGGATTGTTGGGATTACAAACAGGAGGACATTAGTAAACCTTCCAACAGTATCACCCACTGTGATgtcttgttttacttttaataagTTAGGACAAGAGAgtatacactgaaaaaaatcatctaGGGCCTGTGTTTGATTAGCAAAGTAGTAATACGtttaaattacacaaataaCTTGTGTTTATGTTCATCAACTGCTTCATTCTTGTTTGTTGAACATGGCTCAAAGAAAATTCTGATGAGTTAAATTCATTTATGGCAATCCAATGAGAATTAGGTCCATCAAATCAATGACACTGATATCGTCAGCTATTGCACATGCTCCACGCCCACCTAATGCGGAAAAACACAGTTAGACATTAGAGTGCATGTAAACAGTGACGGTTCTAGACCAGTTTTACTGGGGTGGCCTGGCTGGGACCAGGGGTTTTGCCAGAGGGGCACATTCAACCCGGCCAGGGGTGCAACCACCACATTTTTGTTGTATGCTGTTGTAGCCTATGTTACAATGTTACCATTAAAATGTTACATGTTGTGCCTTTGCATGTcattaaatgtcattaaatgAAATAGACCGTGCCACACTGTTTTCAATTGAGATCATTGCTACCTGGGTCAAGCGATCATTGCTCATACTTGAACAAAGGTAAGTTTTGATAAGCTTCAGCTTACTGAAGGATATCTCGGCAGATGCAACCGTCAGAGCCATGGTCAGGAATACTCTGAGGGCTGCTGTCAAATTTGGAACACCAAATCAAGATTCTCCTGTATGAGGAAATTTAACTTCTCAAGAGCCTTGTGACCCTTCAGGAGACGGCTTGCTGGGTATATTTCCTGAATTATATCTAACATATATATAGCATCCATTTCAATGGCAATCCTGCATGCAATGTCAAGTGACTTCTGAAAACCCTCCTCTTTATATTTGAGCAAAAACTCTTTCAGAGAATCAATCAATCTAATGGCTGTGTCCGTTGAGACATCTGCTGCTTGTAGTGCCTTGCCAAGTGCCAAACCAAGAGACATACAAAGAACTCCATCCTTACAATCTCATCAGACAGTGACTTAGCCTGTGAGACAATTTTGCTGTCTCTTGCCACTTTTTGAAACTTTTCTAGTGCATCTAGAACCCCCCAACTGGAAACGTACAGCTTTGACAGAATCTAGCTTTGCGTCCCACCTGGTGTCACTCAGAGGCTTCAGTGTGATGTCAACAAATTCTGTGAGAATGTCCCACCTCTTCACAGAAGATGCAAAGATGGTGTACAATCTTTGAAGAGTGCCAAAGAAGGTTAGACACTCTCTGTTGGATGAGGCTGCATCACATAACAACAGGTTCAGGCTGTGGCTACAGC
Encoded here:
- the ldah gene encoding lipid droplet-associated hydrolase gives rise to the protein MESIGTNSRDEPQTDFIYCCGANTEVLKFGSFQLDSGLKKIIFLIIPGNPGVVGFYRTFMQTLHSRFGYQHPVWAVSHAGHCVPPDSMDMVEDASSPAVGDVFGLNGQIEHKLAFLRKHVPRETSLILIGHSIGCYIILEMMKRDPKLKILKAVMLFPTIERMAQTPQGKVMAPLLCHMRYVAYLPLFLLSLLPGRLQSSLIKLMFSGIHSLDRTVVQPTVGLLSGDCAANAMYMGSQEMKKVLERDNSTIKNNLEKLIFYYGSVDHWCPVQYYLDIKQDFPHGDIRLCEHGFRHAFVLDAGREVAKMVAEWISENLRT